One Bacteroidota bacterium DNA segment encodes these proteins:
- a CDS encoding glycoside hydrolase family 3 C-terminal domain-containing protein — MKRICLTLSTLLLLSCWMMAQNKIFSSKYDEKINQLITKMTLEEKVFQLASQYPNANARLGIPNLSANECLHGVKMKNATVFPQAIAMASTWDEDLIEKMGNVVAKESRAYGIHHCFTPMLSVVRDARWGRTEESYGEDPFLVGCIGSAYINGLQGKGANRFDKDHIIATAKHFVVDGEPMAGANGAAMDVSDYNLYNIHLYPFRMAIEKSRVGSIMPAHHLLNGVPCHGNKYLLVDVLRNQMKWDGLIVSDNNDIKNMVTNFGYAANFTDIAKRALEVGVHEELAMFRGWDNTRMYGDNLIKAVQEGKIPVKLVDDAVFMVLKAKYNLGLFESDKAYNDKFDLIKHPEKRVAGSYSQDYVEQFQKANYYGVSRPNLNEVLNDPTHARLALDVAHKSIILLKNQNSLLPLDKNKIRKVAVIGPNANCMRVGGYSGAPKYFVTVFDGIKKLLGSKAEVSYAKGCEMASDKKEDFTEAVTLAQQSDVAIVVVGGSEETCRENEDIDNLDLTGNQTELVKAVQATGKPCVVILLNGRPQSIGWIAENVPAVIEGWYLGQETGTALADVLFGVYNPSGKLPITFPRNVGQVPLFYNKMEPGRPRRIFQSDPSPLYPFGYGLSYTQFKLSAPTLANAKIAPDGKTTLSVSITNTGKMDGEEVVQLYVHDLISNRVRPAKELRGFKRVAIKAGETQNLSFEIGKEQLEYWNGGWVVEPGDYQLMVGTNSVNLQSVSLKVE, encoded by the coding sequence ATGAAACGAATTTGTTTAACCCTATCGACTTTACTTTTACTATCCTGTTGGATGATGGCTCAGAATAAAATTTTCTCATCAAAATATGATGAAAAAATAAATCAGTTGATTACAAAGATGACCCTGGAGGAGAAGGTTTTCCAGCTTGCCAGTCAGTATCCCAATGCCAACGCAAGATTAGGAATACCCAACCTGAGTGCCAACGAGTGTCTGCATGGGGTGAAGATGAAAAATGCCACCGTTTTTCCACAAGCCATAGCCATGGCCAGTACCTGGGACGAGGATTTGATTGAAAAAATGGGAAATGTGGTGGCTAAGGAGTCAAGAGCTTATGGCATACATCATTGTTTCACCCCGATGCTATCGGTGGTTCGCGATGCCCGCTGGGGACGTACCGAGGAGAGCTACGGCGAAGACCCTTTTCTGGTTGGCTGCATAGGAAGCGCCTACATCAACGGATTGCAGGGTAAAGGAGCCAATCGGTTTGATAAAGATCATATCATCGCTACCGCCAAACATTTTGTGGTGGATGGTGAACCTATGGCAGGAGCCAATGGCGCTGCAATGGACGTTTCGGACTATAATCTGTACAACATACACCTGTATCCATTCCGCATGGCCATTGAAAAAAGCCGGGTTGGCAGTATTATGCCTGCACACCATTTGCTCAACGGAGTGCCCTGCCACGGCAATAAATATCTTTTGGTGGATGTACTGCGTAATCAAATGAAATGGGATGGTCTGATTGTTTCGGATAACAACGATATTAAAAATATGGTGACTAACTTTGGGTATGCTGCCAATTTCACAGACATTGCCAAACGTGCCCTGGAAGTAGGAGTTCACGAAGAGCTGGCCATGTTCAGAGGGTGGGACAATACCCGCATGTATGGCGACAACCTGATAAAAGCAGTGCAGGAAGGCAAAATTCCGGTCAAACTGGTTGACGATGCCGTTTTTATGGTGTTGAAGGCCAAATACAACCTGGGACTTTTTGAATCGGACAAGGCATACAACGATAAGTTTGATTTAATTAAGCATCCCGAAAAACGGGTGGCCGGCAGCTACTCGCAGGATTATGTGGAGCAATTCCAAAAGGCAAACTATTACGGTGTTTCTCGCCCCAATCTGAATGAAGTGCTCAATGATCCCACTCATGCCAGACTGGCACTGGATGTTGCTCATAAATCCATTATCCTGCTTAAGAATCAGAATTCATTACTTCCCCTCGATAAAAACAAAATCAGAAAGGTTGCTGTAATTGGCCCCAATGCCAACTGCATGCGGGTGGGAGGATACTCGGGTGCTCCTAAGTATTTCGTTACCGTATTCGATGGAATAAAAAAACTGCTGGGCAGCAAGGCTGAAGTAAGCTACGCCAAAGGCTGCGAAATGGCTTCGGACAAAAAAGAGGACTTTACCGAAGCAGTGACACTGGCGCAACAGTCGGATGTGGCCATTGTGGTGGTAGGTGGTTCGGAAGAGACCTGCCGCGAAAATGAAGACATTGACAATTTAGACCTCACCGGTAATCAGACCGAACTGGTAAAAGCCGTTCAGGCAACGGGCAAACCTTGTGTGGTGATTTTGCTCAATGGTCGTCCTCAATCCATTGGCTGGATTGCCGAAAATGTACCTGCCGTAATTGAAGGCTGGTACCTCGGACAAGAAACCGGAACCGCACTTGCCGATGTGCTGTTCGGGGTTTATAACCCAAGCGGTAAACTTCCTATTACCTTCCCCCGCAATGTGGGACAGGTACCTTTGTTCTACAACAAAATGGAGCCCGGACGTCCACGACGCATTTTCCAATCCGACCCAAGCCCGCTTTACCCTTTCGGTTACGGACTGAGTTACACGCAATTCAAACTCTCTGCCCCTACCCTGGCCAATGCAAAAATTGCTCCTGACGGAAAAACAACCCTGAGCGTGAGCATAACCAATACAGGCAAGATGGATGGAGAAGAGGTGGTACAACTCTACGTGCACGATCTGATATCCAACCGGGTTCGTCCGGCGAAAGAGTTGCGCGGGTTTAAACGTGTTGCCATCAAAGCAGGAGAGACACAAAACCTGAGCTTTGAAATAGGTAAGGAACAACTCGAATACTGGAACGGTGGCTGGGTGGTAGAGCCAGGCGATTATCAACTTATGGTAGGCACCAACTCTGTAAATCTGCAATCCGTATCGTTGAAAGTGGAGTAA
- a CDS encoding rhamnogalacturonan acetylesterase — MKKSLLISLGLGLMLNVSAQQIGVLKKFTFGNGNQKNAIKIDSTTKYTETNVYGLTTFGKMTVDKRFIASEKPFFFSVQLPEGHYRVTLTLGGNPEGSSTTLKAESRRLMFENLKTKAGKTVTKTIVVDLRTPQVDDSTKIKLKPRELNFNNWDNKLTLEFAGEKPCISAIEIQKADKLPTIFLAGNSTVTDQEYEPWASWGQMFTCFLKPNVVVANFAESGETLLAFKRENRLKKILSLMKKGDYLFMEFAHNDQKPGWNHLDAFTTYKAELKYYISEAKKKGGISVLVTSTNRRRFDENGKIINTLEDFPAAMRQLATEENVMLVDLNAMSKDLYEALGPETSKKAFVHYPANSYPGQTQAFADDTHFNPYGAYELAKCVIQSIVTNNYPMKQFVNDNWKTFNPKQPDSLTDFHWYESPWVDVLKPDGN; from the coding sequence ATGAAAAAGTCATTGTTAATTTCATTGGGATTAGGGCTGATGTTGAACGTTAGCGCCCAACAAATTGGAGTTTTAAAGAAATTTACTTTCGGAAATGGGAATCAAAAAAATGCCATTAAGATAGATAGCACGACTAAATACACTGAAACGAATGTATACGGACTTACGACTTTCGGAAAAATGACTGTTGACAAACGATTTATTGCTTCCGAAAAACCGTTTTTTTTCTCAGTTCAATTGCCCGAAGGACATTATCGTGTTACCTTGACGCTGGGAGGAAATCCCGAAGGTTCATCTACCACCCTGAAGGCAGAATCGCGCCGCTTGATGTTCGAAAACCTGAAAACGAAAGCGGGGAAAACAGTCACAAAAACAATTGTCGTAGACTTGCGCACACCTCAAGTTGATGATTCAACTAAAATAAAACTGAAACCCCGCGAATTGAATTTTAATAATTGGGACAATAAACTAACGTTGGAATTTGCAGGTGAAAAACCTTGCATTTCGGCCATTGAAATACAAAAAGCAGATAAATTGCCTACCATTTTCCTGGCCGGAAACTCTACTGTTACCGATCAGGAATACGAACCGTGGGCTTCGTGGGGGCAAATGTTCACTTGTTTTCTGAAACCCAATGTGGTGGTAGCCAATTTTGCTGAGTCGGGCGAAACATTGCTGGCTTTCAAACGCGAAAATCGCTTGAAAAAGATACTAAGTCTTATGAAAAAAGGCGATTACCTGTTTATGGAGTTTGCCCACAATGACCAAAAGCCGGGTTGGAATCACCTCGACGCATTTACAACCTACAAAGCTGAATTAAAATATTACATTTCAGAAGCAAAAAAGAAAGGTGGTATTTCGGTGTTGGTAACTTCCACCAACCGTCGCCGTTTTGATGAAAATGGAAAGATTATCAACACACTCGAAGATTTTCCGGCAGCAATGCGTCAGTTGGCAACGGAAGAGAATGTTATGTTGGTGGATTTGAATGCCATGAGCAAAGATTTGTACGAAGCGTTGGGACCCGAAACTTCGAAAAAAGCCTTTGTGCATTATCCAGCCAACTCATATCCCGGTCAAACACAGGCGTTTGCAGACGATACGCACTTCAATCCGTATGGTGCGTACGAACTGGCAAAATGTGTTATTCAAAGTATTGTAACAAATAATTATCCGATGAAACAATTTGTGAATGATAACTGGAAAACTTTCAATCCGAAACAGCCGGATTCGTTGACAGACTTTCATTGGTACGAAAGTCCGTGGGTGGACGTGTTGAAACCGGATGGAAATTGA
- a CDS encoding family 43 glycosylhydrolase — protein MIIIVRNSIVLLFFALIGLTVTAQNPFLPPYAFIPDGEPHVFKVGDEERLFIYGSRDERVTAYCGEGHDVWSAPVNDLTKWTCHGEIFNIKQVQALGYGKVKDQHFGAPDCVYNPVTKKYYLYTFLGATYKLDGIQGPKKDSVKFSETFGAFGPKCVMAQSDSPYGPFTNPVMCDWEVVNAAGTFDPSVVVVTQPDGSVRVWAYWGMKLGDRWAELNPTDMHTVINSFTRKPDRKSTYKTLNNPALNNNATLYEASSIKQVAKDKFVFIFSPNGKISALTYCYSNSPEGPWTYGGVIINNNKNYRGANNHGSIVKVKDQWYMVYHRQAPNSYNRQAMIEPIDLRIEGDKVVIPEVEMTSQGIFKEGLPYQKRYYAGIVCHIEGKAYVDGIRRVKDGYNPVVVDTTGAVLGYKYFNFGTEKLKNLSLVLNAQATNKFNLKIEVMPKGGSKRIMIGEQEFIPSGKGKSQFVDYKMASIKPDKNLELQQMGGITGSMAVFLTVKPAGSKVEMKELELK, from the coding sequence ATGATTATAATAGTGAGAAACTCTATTGTGCTTCTATTTTTCGCCCTCATTGGGTTGACTGTAACTGCTCAGAATCCCTTTTTACCGCCCTACGCCTTTATTCCAGATGGCGAACCTCATGTATTTAAAGTAGGAGATGAGGAACGTTTATTTATCTATGGATCCAGAGATGAGCGGGTAACAGCCTATTGTGGCGAAGGTCATGATGTGTGGTCGGCTCCTGTCAATGACCTCACTAAATGGACTTGCCACGGAGAGATTTTTAATATAAAACAAGTTCAGGCTTTGGGTTATGGAAAAGTAAAAGACCAGCATTTTGGAGCTCCGGATTGTGTTTATAATCCGGTAACCAAAAAATACTATTTATATACCTTTTTAGGTGCTACATATAAATTAGATGGCATTCAGGGACCCAAAAAAGACAGCGTGAAATTCTCCGAAACTTTTGGAGCATTTGGACCAAAATGTGTAATGGCTCAAAGTGATTCACCTTATGGCCCTTTCACCAATCCGGTGATGTGCGATTGGGAGGTGGTAAATGCTGCCGGAACTTTCGATCCTTCGGTGGTGGTCGTTACCCAACCTGATGGCAGTGTGCGTGTATGGGCATATTGGGGGATGAAACTTGGCGACCGCTGGGCAGAACTCAATCCCACAGATATGCACACGGTGATCAATTCTTTCACTCGTAAACCCGACCGCAAATCGACCTACAAGACCTTGAACAATCCGGCTTTGAACAACAATGCAACACTTTATGAAGCATCTTCCATTAAGCAGGTTGCCAAGGATAAGTTTGTATTTATTTTCTCGCCCAATGGAAAAATTAGTGCGCTTACTTACTGTTACAGCAATTCGCCCGAAGGACCCTGGACTTATGGTGGGGTGATTATCAACAATAATAAAAATTACCGAGGTGCTAATAATCATGGTAGTATTGTCAAAGTGAAAGATCAATGGTACATGGTATATCACCGCCAGGCACCCAATAGCTACAACCGCCAGGCAATGATTGAACCCATTGATTTGCGCATTGAAGGCGATAAAGTGGTGATTCCTGAAGTAGAAATGACTTCTCAGGGAATTTTCAAAGAGGGGTTACCTTATCAAAAAAGGTATTATGCCGGAATTGTCTGTCATATCGAAGGAAAAGCTTATGTGGATGGAATACGTCGTGTAAAAGATGGTTACAATCCGGTGGTGGTAGATACCACTGGAGCTGTGTTAGGATATAAGTACTTCAATTTTGGAACAGAAAAATTGAAAAACCTTTCATTGGTGCTGAATGCTCAAGCGACAAATAAATTCAACCTAAAAATTGAAGTTATGCCCAAAGGTGGTTCGAAGCGAATAATGATTGGCGAACAAGAGTTTATCCCTTCAGGAAAAGGCAAAAGTCAATTTGTAGATTATAAAATGGCTTCCATAAAACCGGATAAAAATTTGGAACTCCAACAAATGGGCGGAATTACCGGAAGCATGGCTGTTTTTCTAACTGTAAAACCTGCGGGTTCTAAAGTTGAGATGAAGGAGTTGGAGTTGAAGTAA
- a CDS encoding family 43 glycosylhydrolase yields MKKKSGLVMLALISVFTLTAQNKNIKYPYKFKTKGNPFVEYMYTADPTARVFNGRLYVYPSHDRDTATSFTMDDWHVLSTKNMKDWTDHGVCLSLSNLNWAKKYAWAPDCVYKNGKYYFYYPTDKDYIGVAVGKTPYGPFTDPLKKPLLNRKTQGVICTGDFIDPCVFIDDDGSAYIYFGQNEVNMVKLNDDMISFSDTVRVLKGVDGFFEAAWMHKYRGKYYLSYSGPIAGRKKILYAVSNSPYGPFEFKGEILQPMNSCTNHHSIVEYKGRWYLFYHNSDLYFEQNPNEKPECNWQKPSPFRRSICVDYLYYNEDGTIRKVIPTKTGVDKIE; encoded by the coding sequence ATGAAAAAGAAATCAGGACTTGTAATGTTGGCTTTAATAAGTGTTTTTACACTTACAGCACAAAATAAAAATATAAAATATCCCTATAAGTTTAAAACTAAAGGCAATCCATTTGTAGAGTATATGTACACGGCAGACCCTACTGCAAGGGTATTTAATGGTAGACTATATGTTTATCCTTCGCACGACCGTGATACGGCAACCTCCTTTACTATGGACGACTGGCACGTGCTTTCTACCAAAAACATGAAAGACTGGACAGATCATGGTGTTTGCCTGAGTCTCAGCAACCTGAATTGGGCTAAAAAATATGCATGGGCACCCGATTGTGTTTATAAAAATGGCAAATACTATTTTTATTACCCTACCGACAAGGATTATATTGGAGTAGCGGTTGGTAAAACGCCTTATGGCCCATTTACTGATCCGCTTAAAAAACCTTTGCTCAATCGCAAAACGCAGGGTGTAATTTGTACAGGTGATTTTATTGACCCCTGTGTTTTTATCGATGATGATGGAAGTGCCTATATTTATTTCGGACAGAATGAGGTAAATATGGTGAAACTAAATGACGATATGATTTCGTTTAGCGACACAGTGCGGGTTTTGAAGGGAGTCGATGGCTTTTTCGAAGCAGCATGGATGCACAAATATAGAGGGAAGTACTATCTATCCTATTCAGGACCCATTGCAGGCAGAAAAAAAATACTTTATGCTGTAAGTAATAGCCCTTACGGACCATTTGAGTTCAAAGGTGAAATTCTTCAACCTATGAACAGTTGTACCAACCACCATTCCATTGTTGAATATAAAGGGAGATGGTATTTATTTTACCACAATTCCGATTTGTATTTTGAACAAAATCCGAATGAGAAACCTGAATGTAACTGGCAAAAACCAAGTCCATTCCGAAGATCAATATGTGTTGATTATCTGTATTACAACGAAGATGGAACAATCCGGAAAGTGATACCCACAAAAACGGGTGTTGACAAAATTGAATAA
- a CDS encoding glycoside hydrolase family 3 C-terminal domain-containing protein, with protein MKLSCYLFLFLLLLSSKVISQNSIYKDSDAPVEKRVQDLLSRMTLEEKVSQMMHQSPAIKRLDIPQYNWWNECLHGVARAGQATVFPQAIGMAATYDENLIYRVATAISDEARAKNNYYKSIGQRGYYQGLTYWSPNINIFRDPRWGRGMETYGEDPFLTGTIGVQFIKGLQGNNPNYFKLIATPKHYVVHSGPEANRHEFDAVADLRDFYLTYLPAFEMAVKEANAQSVMCAYNRTNGDLCCGSDQLLKNVLRLGFGFKGYIVSDCDAIEDFYSKSGHKVVDTEPKAAALGVKSGTDLNCGRAYKGLLKAVKTGLISEGEIDNSLTRLLKARFQLGMFDDDSKVPYTSIPLSVVESKEHIQLALETARKSMVLLQNNNSLLPIKKSVKRVAVIGPNADDIEPLYANYNGFSKSPVTVLQGIKNKLPNAIVSYAKGCDLAPNLPSLVTIPSGALYSDKNCMKSGLVGEYFANDTLAGKAFLTRIDKQVDFNWWNDSPMQGLDAQNFSVRWSGYVKAPVTGDFYIGFQSAYMTMWVNDELIGTNHNVHAPNKTYKKLHFEAGKSYKLRLELKRHRGMAFEKLIWEVPNPNLKQQAIELASKSDVVVLCMGLSPLLEGEEMKVEVDGFFQGDRVSLDIPKVQTDLMKELKKLGKPMVLVLMNGSALSINWEKENIPAILEAWYPGQQGGNAVADILFGDYNPGGRLPITFYKSVKDLPDFQSYSMVERTYRYFTKEPLWPFGFGLSYTQFEYSNLKTQGSLNNEGKIIATVSVKNTGKTDGDEVVQLYVKNLSGEKNLPNHTLAGFKRIHLSAGETREISFELDHRPFEQITDDVKRIVKVGDYEIFIGGSQPSKSSVSQKVGIPCAIVNGIYER; from the coding sequence ATGAAATTATCTTGTTATCTATTCTTGTTTTTGTTGTTACTTTCCTCAAAAGTAATCAGTCAAAATTCAATTTATAAAGATTCTGACGCCCCTGTTGAAAAACGTGTTCAGGATTTACTTTCCAGAATGACATTGGAAGAAAAAGTGTCGCAAATGATGCACCAGTCCCCTGCAATAAAAAGACTGGATATACCACAATACAACTGGTGGAACGAGTGTTTGCATGGAGTGGCGCGTGCAGGTCAGGCCACAGTTTTTCCACAAGCCATTGGCATGGCAGCTACTTACGATGAGAACTTGATTTATCGTGTTGCTACAGCCATTTCTGACGAAGCACGAGCTAAAAATAATTATTACAAAAGTATTGGACAACGTGGATATTACCAAGGCCTTACCTATTGGTCGCCAAATATAAATATCTTCCGTGACCCACGTTGGGGACGAGGGATGGAAACCTATGGTGAAGATCCTTTTTTGACAGGAACAATTGGAGTTCAGTTTATCAAAGGTTTGCAAGGCAATAATCCCAACTATTTTAAACTTATAGCTACCCCAAAACATTATGTGGTTCACAGTGGTCCCGAAGCTAATCGTCACGAATTTGATGCCGTAGCTGACTTACGTGATTTTTACCTGACCTATCTACCTGCTTTTGAAATGGCGGTGAAAGAGGCTAATGCTCAATCTGTGATGTGTGCTTACAATCGTACCAACGGTGATTTGTGTTGCGGTAGCGATCAATTACTGAAAAATGTGTTGCGTTTGGGTTTTGGTTTCAAAGGTTATATTGTATCCGATTGCGATGCAATTGAAGATTTTTACAGTAAATCAGGTCATAAAGTGGTGGATACAGAGCCCAAAGCAGCTGCCCTGGGAGTTAAATCGGGTACTGATTTGAATTGTGGCCGAGCTTATAAAGGCTTACTTAAGGCGGTAAAAACAGGATTGATCTCTGAGGGTGAAATAGATAACTCCCTGACTCGTTTGTTGAAAGCCAGATTTCAATTGGGGATGTTTGATGACGACAGTAAAGTGCCATATACCTCTATACCTTTGTCGGTTGTAGAGAGCAAAGAGCACATTCAATTAGCATTGGAAACTGCCCGCAAATCGATGGTTCTTTTACAAAACAACAATTCCCTATTACCCATTAAAAAATCGGTTAAACGGGTGGCAGTTATTGGCCCGAATGCCGATGATATTGAACCTTTATATGCCAATTACAATGGTTTTTCCAAATCACCTGTAACCGTTTTGCAGGGTATTAAAAATAAATTGCCGAATGCTATCGTCAGTTACGCCAAAGGATGTGATTTAGCTCCAAATCTTCCTTCATTGGTAACAATACCTTCCGGTGCATTATATAGCGATAAGAATTGTATGAAAAGTGGACTTGTTGGTGAGTATTTCGCCAACGATACTTTGGCAGGAAAAGCTTTTTTAACCCGAATCGATAAACAAGTTGATTTTAATTGGTGGAACGATTCCCCAATGCAAGGTCTTGATGCACAGAATTTCAGTGTGCGTTGGAGTGGCTACGTGAAAGCACCGGTTACAGGCGATTTCTATATCGGATTTCAATCAGCCTATATGACTATGTGGGTAAATGATGAATTGATCGGGACCAATCACAATGTGCACGCGCCCAATAAAACCTACAAAAAGCTGCATTTTGAAGCAGGTAAGTCATATAAACTACGTCTGGAGTTGAAAAGACATCGTGGCATGGCATTCGAAAAATTGATTTGGGAAGTACCAAATCCAAATCTGAAACAACAAGCCATTGAGTTGGCGAGTAAATCCGATGTGGTAGTATTGTGTATGGGCTTGTCGCCATTGCTTGAAGGGGAAGAGATGAAAGTGGAAGTAGATGGTTTCTTTCAGGGTGACCGCGTTTCACTGGATATCCCGAAGGTGCAAACCGATCTGATGAAAGAGTTGAAAAAACTGGGAAAACCAATGGTGTTAGTACTAATGAACGGAAGTGCATTATCCATTAACTGGGAAAAAGAAAATATCCCAGCCATACTGGAAGCATGGTATCCCGGTCAGCAAGGTGGAAATGCTGTTGCCGATATTTTGTTTGGCGATTATAATCCGGGTGGAAGATTGCCAATTACTTTCTATAAATCTGTCAAAGACTTACCCGATTTTCAAAGCTACAGCATGGTAGAACGCACGTATCGCTATTTTACGAAAGAACCGCTATGGCCTTTTGGATTTGGACTGAGTTATACTCAGTTTGAATACAGTAATTTGAAAACTCAAGGTAGTTTAAATAATGAAGGCAAAATTATAGCTACTGTTTCTGTAAAAAACACAGGGAAAACTGACGGTGATGAGGTTGTCCAATTATATGTAAAAAATCTATCGGGCGAAAAGAATTTACCGAATCATACCTTGGCCGGATTCAAACGCATTCATTTGTCGGCGGGTGAAACCCGGGAGATCAGTTTTGAGTTAGATCATCGTCCATTTGAGCAAATTACTGATGATGTAAAACGAATTGTAAAAGTTGGCGATTATGAAATCTTTATTGGTGGTTCACAACCTTCGAAATCATCTGTTTCACAGAAAGTAGGGATTCCTTGTGCTATCGTCAATGGGATATATGAAAGGTGA
- a CDS encoding type IV toxin-antitoxin system AbiEi family antitoxin domain-containing protein yields the protein MNIETRTKLNQLLQNWQTGGLLFSSWLIKNGYSDQLMQQYRKSGWLSFLSKGVMYRTGDKLSFYSALSNYNSQLDKEFYVGAHSALELSGFNHYVPMGKPVLMIGHPKEDKVPNWMVNTDFEYELKFFSTKIFKTSQLSMYKKGDYQILASVPEQAFLECLLLAPNQYAYMDLFYIMEQLTTLRAEVVQQLLENADNLKVKRLFLYMAEKAGHEWFGKLDLSKIKLGLGKRQLADKGVYLPEYMITIPKELYEYE from the coding sequence ATGAATATAGAAACAAGAACTAAATTAAACCAATTGCTGCAAAATTGGCAAACAGGAGGACTGTTATTTTCTTCCTGGCTTATAAAAAATGGATATTCAGATCAATTAATGCAGCAATACCGTAAATCAGGGTGGTTATCTTTTTTATCCAAAGGAGTTATGTATAGGACAGGGGATAAACTGTCTTTTTATTCAGCTCTATCCAATTATAATAGTCAGTTGGATAAAGAATTTTATGTGGGTGCTCATTCTGCTTTAGAGCTATCAGGATTCAACCATTATGTTCCAATGGGAAAGCCTGTTTTGATGATTGGACATCCAAAAGAGGATAAAGTTCCAAATTGGATGGTAAATACTGATTTTGAATATGAACTAAAATTCTTCTCCACAAAAATTTTCAAAACATCCCAATTATCGATGTACAAAAAAGGGGATTATCAAATATTAGCTTCTGTTCCAGAACAAGCATTTCTTGAATGCTTGTTATTGGCCCCGAATCAATATGCTTATATGGATTTATTTTATATTATGGAACAACTTACGACGTTGAGAGCTGAAGTTGTACAACAGTTGCTGGAAAATGCCGATAACCTAAAAGTAAAGCGATTATTCTTATATATGGCTGAAAAAGCCGGACATGAATGGTTCGGTAAGTTAGACCTTAGTAAAATAAAGTTAGGGCTAGGTAAACGGCAGCTGGCAGATAAAGGGGTTTACCTCCCTGAATACATGATAACCATACCAAAAGAATTGTACGAATATGAATGA
- the rpe gene encoding ribulose-phosphate 3-epimerase yields the protein MMNQLLSPSILNADFLNLYEAIKTVNQSEADWIHLDIMDGVFVPNLSFGFSVIHQIKTAAQKPLDVHLMITEPNRYIQEFKDAGADILTVHYEACTHLHRTIQTIKSLGMKAGVALNPHTPVELLSDIIQDVDMVLLMSVNPGFGGQKFIERTFSKIKRCKELSEKNNTSTLIEVDGGVDHSNAKKLIDTGVDVLVVGSFIFKSEDKIKTIASLKNF from the coding sequence ATTATGAATCAGCTACTTTCACCTTCCATACTCAATGCGGATTTTTTAAACCTGTATGAGGCCATAAAGACTGTAAATCAGAGCGAAGCCGATTGGATACACCTCGATATTATGGACGGGGTATTTGTCCCTAACCTTTCATTTGGTTTCTCGGTGATACACCAGATCAAAACCGCAGCCCAGAAACCTTTGGATGTACATTTGATGATTACCGAACCCAACCGTTACATTCAGGAGTTCAAAGACGCCGGAGCAGATATTCTTACTGTTCATTACGAAGCTTGCACTCATCTTCACCGCACCATTCAAACCATCAAATCATTGGGTATGAAAGCCGGCGTGGCACTTAATCCGCATACTCCTGTCGAACTGCTTTCAGATATTATCCAGGATGTGGATATGGTACTGCTCATGTCCGTGAATCCCGGTTTTGGAGGCCAGAAATTCATTGAACGTACTTTTAGCAAGATAAAACGCTGCAAAGAACTGTCGGAGAAAAATAATACGTCTACCCTGATTGAGGTAGACGGCGGTGTGGATCATTCCAATGCAAAAAAACTGATTGATACCGGAGTTGATGTTTTGGTAGTAGGAAGTTTTATTTTCAAATCAGAAGATAAAATAAAAACTATTGCCTCCTTAAAAAACTTCTAG